A stretch of the Chloroflexota bacterium genome encodes the following:
- the trpS gene encoding tryptophan--tRNA ligase has protein sequence MKKGRILTGHRPTGRRHLGHLLGTLENWARLQDEYECFFLVADWHVLTSDYAHTDRLEENIYQMLCDWLAAGINPERSTMLLQSAVPEHAELSLLFSMLVTVSRLQRNPTYKEQKKELHLGERASLGLLAYPVLQAADILVYRANAVPVGEDQLPHLELSREIARRFNSLYTSVFPEPQAVLSPTPRLPGTDGRMMHTSYGNTIPLSATSEEIREKVMGTITDPQKIYLRDPGHPEICTVFAYHRALGQTDIAMLENDCRAGRIGCVACKKELAERLVQRLQPFREIRERVSREQVMSLLHEGSKRARLEAQESLRLVRQAMHMAYSHR, from the coding sequence ATGAAAAAAGGGCGGATACTGACTGGACATCGGCCCACGGGCAGACGACACTTAGGACATCTTTTGGGAACCCTGGAGAACTGGGCCCGCTTACAGGATGAATATGAGTGCTTTTTCCTGGTCGCCGATTGGCACGTCTTGACAAGCGACTACGCCCACACGGATAGACTAGAGGAGAATATCTACCAGATGCTCTGTGACTGGCTGGCCGCCGGGATCAACCCTGAGCGCAGCACCATGTTATTGCAATCGGCTGTACCGGAGCACGCTGAACTGTCCCTGCTCTTCTCAATGCTCGTTACAGTGTCACGCTTACAGCGAAACCCCACCTATAAAGAGCAAAAGAAGGAGCTCCACTTAGGTGAAAGGGCTTCACTTGGTCTTCTGGCTTACCCGGTGCTGCAAGCCGCTGATATTCTTGTTTACCGTGCCAACGCTGTGCCCGTAGGGGAAGATCAATTGCCCCACCTCGAACTCTCAAGAGAGATAGCACGGCGTTTCAACAGCCTCTACACTAGTGTTTTTCCCGAGCCCCAGGCTGTTCTTAGTCCGACACCACGCCTGCCAGGCACGGATGGGAGGATGATGCACACTAGTTATGGTAACACCATCCCTCTCTCAGCCACCTCCGAGGAAATAAGGGAGAAGGTAATGGGCACGATTACCGATCCCCAGAAGATTTATCTACGCGATCCGGGTCACCCCGAAATCTGCACCGTTTTTGCCTACCACCGTGCCCTCGGACAAACGGACATCGCCATGCTGGAGAATGATTGCCGGGCTGGCCGCATTGGCTGTGTCGCTTGTAAAAAAGAACTGGCCGAACGCCTTGTCCAACGCCTGCAACCATTCCGCGAAATCCGAGAACGGGTAAGTCGAGAGCAAGTTATGTCTCTGCTACACGAAGGGTCAAAACGGGCCCGCCTGGAGGCGCAGGAGAGCCTAAGGCTGGTACGACAGGCTATGCATATGGCCTATTCCCATCGCTAG
- the uppP gene encoding undecaprenyl-diphosphatase UppP yields the protein MDLIQALILGIVQGLTEFIPVSSSAHLVLVPWLLRWPEPGLAFDTVLHLGTLMAVLLFFWRDFVSLFDGWLRSLVGRGRSSDGRLAWLVLLGTIPAGIAGTTLGGWFEAMFSQPHLVAIFLLVTSLSLAVAEYLGQQRRDMPELRPLDAVVVGLAQALAIAPGISRSGATISAAMLLGTTRSAAARFSFWLAAVVIFGAGGVEVLHLLRTGEAITRLVPLTIGFLAAAGTGYASIGFLLRYLRTRGLYVFALYCAILGLAVLFLPVVR from the coding sequence ATGGATCTGATTCAGGCCTTAATTCTGGGGATCGTTCAGGGACTCACAGAGTTCATACCGGTGAGCAGCTCTGCTCATCTGGTCCTTGTTCCCTGGTTACTTCGCTGGCCAGAGCCGGGACTGGCCTTCGACACTGTGCTCCATCTCGGTACACTAATGGCTGTGCTCCTCTTTTTCTGGCGCGATTTTGTCTCTCTTTTCGACGGCTGGTTGCGCAGTCTTGTCGGCCGGGGGCGTAGTTCGGATGGAAGATTGGCCTGGTTGGTTCTCTTGGGGACTATCCCCGCGGGTATCGCCGGCACAACGCTGGGTGGGTGGTTCGAAGCCATGTTCAGTCAGCCGCACTTAGTGGCCATATTCCTCCTGGTCACCAGTCTGTCCTTGGCCGTCGCTGAGTACCTGGGACAACAGCGCAGGGATATGCCAGAACTACGACCCCTTGATGCCGTCGTGGTGGGATTGGCTCAAGCTCTGGCCATCGCTCCCGGTATCTCCCGTTCCGGTGCCACTATTTCGGCTGCTATGCTGCTGGGAACGACCCGATCAGCTGCGGCCAGGTTCAGTTTCTGGTTGGCGGCGGTGGTTATCTTTGGGGCTGGTGGGGTAGAGGTGCTCCATCTGCTGCGGACAGGGGAGGCTATTACCAGGTTGGTTCCCCTCACTATCGGATTTTTGGCTGCGGCAGGCACGGGCTACGCCTCTATTGGCTTTCTCCTTCGTTATCTACGCACCCGTGGGCTCTACGTCTTTGCCCTTTATTGTGCTATCCTTGGCCTTGCTGTGCTGTTCCTACCAGTAGTTCGTTAG